The proteins below come from a single Juglans regia cultivar Chandler chromosome 12, Walnut 2.0, whole genome shotgun sequence genomic window:
- the LOC108979885 gene encoding uncharacterized protein LOC108979885, whose product MYVERLDNLGSKRFTTEQVREKIKRLKKRQHIFNELMGHTGMGCDGSTTSVIASDEHWANAIRVSNDNKYFRNADYPFCAKLCTTFGTPAPTGTSHSPASNQVEDVDGERHLDAGMQNPTTIFMRTSTSGPSTRKCYEGMAEAFSPKWSKRSAPKMGSDDSDSFADCVNLLLNIKPKMLVENWFCAYDALRESSLERYGFLTMDDESRELWAMRF is encoded by the exons ATGTATGTTGAACGACTTGATAATCTTGGTTCGAAGAGATTTACTACCGAACAAGTAAGGGAGAAAATAAAGCGGCTGAAAAAGAGGCAGCACATATTCAACGAGTTGATGGGACATACGGGTATGGGATGTGACGGTTCCACGACATCTGTGATAGCCAGTGATGAGCACTGGGCAAATGCCATCAGG GTGAGTAATGACAATAAGTATTTCCGGAATGCGGACTATCCATTTTGCGCCAAGTTATGCACTACCTTTGGCACGCCAGCCCCCACAGGCACATCGCATAGTCCAGCATCCAATCAAGTGGAGGACGTAGATGGGGAGCGTCACCTTGATGCTGGGATGCAGAATCCCACTACTATTTTCATGAGGACATCAACATCGGGTCCTTCAACACGCAAGTGCTACGAGGGCATGGCTGAGGCTTTCTCCCCAAAATGGAGCAAGAGGTCTGCGCCAAAAATGGGCAGCGATGACAGTGATAGCTTTGCTGATTGTGTCAATTTGCTACTTAATATAAAGCCCAAGATGCTGGTGGAAAATTGGTTCTGTGCCTATGACGCTTTACGTGAATCATCACTTGAGCGATATGGCTTTTTAACTATGGATGATGAGTCTCGAGAGTTGTGGGCAATGCGCTTTTAA